One window of the Pseudochaenichthys georgianus chromosome 21, fPseGeo1.2, whole genome shotgun sequence genome contains the following:
- the LOC139435994 gene encoding uncharacterized protein, translating to MFGREARYPSEVPKEYLVKEDKVSRLVATEEIHEGLNKQKAVFTEVKKNMKRSQDNVRKRKVKKGQEDNFQVGDQVLRRNVRQEQRKGGKLDDDWLGPYTILELEGKKAVLAKGTTKLQTNIDHLTHYIQPEERIPAKLQKLSDLSPLAGPQHTQTPTTQTPTTQTPTTQTPTTQTPTTQQGEAQMAPKDPELLIRQIWTGRRKQTLWCKFGPYKVYSENLMDLAPGKWLEGEIVNSYITMVGRKAGALTLDSYLMTSLWEGTHKGSLRSLDLLKYDVAVGVVCSHGHWTLIVSNPQHKQI from the exons ATGTTTGGAAGGGAGGCTAGGTATCCCTCCGAGGTGCCAAAGGAGTACCTG GTCAAAGAAGACAAAGTCAGCAGGCTGGTCGCAACGGAGGAGATCCACGAAGGCCTGAACAAACAGAAGGCTGTATTCACAGAGGTGAAAAAAAATATGAAACGAAGCCAGGACAACGTCCGCAAAAGAAAAGTGAAAAAGGGCCAGGAGGACAACTTCCAAGTAGGGGACCAGGTGTTGCGGAGGAACGTGAGACAGGAGCAAAGAAAAGGGGGAAAGCTGGACGATGACTGGTTGGGACCCTACACAATCCTGGAATTGGAGGGGAAAAAGGCAGTACTCGCTAAGGGTACCACAAAGCTCCAGACAAACATTGatcatttaacacattatatccAGCCAGAGGAGAGGATCCCTGCCAAACTACAAAAGTTGTCCGATCTCTCTCCTCTGGCTggtccacagcacacacagacacccacCACACAAACACCCACCACACAAACACCCACCACACAAACACCCACCACACAAACACCCACCACACAGCAAGGCGAGGCCCAAATGGCACCAAAGGATCCTGAACTTT TAATCCGACAAATATGGACAGGGAGGAGAAAGCAGACGCTCTGGTGCAAGTTTGGGCCATACAAAGTATATTCAGAGAACCTAATGGACTTGGCCCCAGGGAAGTGGTTGGAGGGAGAG ATCGTCAATTCATACATAACCATGGTAGGAAGGAAAGCTGGCGCTCTTACCTTGGACTCCTACCTTATGACGTCGCTCTGGGAGGGAACCCACAAAGGTTCTTTGAGAAGT TTGGACCTTTTAAAATACGATGTGGCTGTTGGAGTGGTCTGCAGCCATGGACACTGGACGTTGATTGTAAGTAATCCTCAACATAAACAGATCTAG